Part of the Chloroflexota bacterium genome, GTCGTTGGCCATGTCTTGTGTACTCCTCAATAGGGGGCAGGTTCGCTCGAAATCTCAGCACCAAATGACTTTCTGGGCGTGGTGCTCACCTACCCCTCAATGACGTCACTCTTGCCATTAGACTGAATGAAAGTTCGAAAGCTGTCAACGACCAAGTGCACCAACAAGGCAGTTCCAGAATCTAAATCGCAATGAATTAGGAAAGATCATCTCGATGCGCACGCCAATAGAAGACAATGTCAACTGTGGATGGTGGTACATTAGATAATTGAACAGTATCATAATCCAGCGCACTGATTTCAAGTGAGATGCTAGCAAGTCTCGCTCACTCAGAGTAGATCGACGAGAAAGCCAAATTACCCAGGAGGTATCGGAGAATTGAACGGAGAACGCTACAAAAAAGATCTTGATGCTCTGATCGCAAAAGGTGGACAGTTGCAGAACGCAATTCAGTACGAGTGCTATCCCGATGAGTTTACGAGTACTGCCGAAGCGTCATTGGGAGATCAAACGAAAGGATTCATCGACTCACTTCCGTCGTTCAAAGAGGAGTATCAGCCCTGGTACTCCGAGGCAAAGGCCTTAGTCCGGCAACTCTTACCAGATAGGCTCTCTGATTTCACCCGGTACTACGAAAAGCCAAAATCGCGTAGGGACATAACACATGAGAACTACACAATCGAGGACTACCTCCAGGGACTCAATATCACTGTTGGAGCGGGGGTAACGCTTAGTAAAATTGTGGGGCCAGATGCTGCAATCCCGAGCTTCAACCAGCAGATTAGCATCGTAAAGTCGATACAAGAGAGCTTCCGAAGTTCTCTGTTCAAGGTTCGTCAACTCGCTCAAGCTGATCTCTTCGACTCTGAGCTCGATGCAGCCAGGGAACTCGCCAAGACTCAGTTCCACAGGGCGGCGGGAGCAGTTGCCGGAGTAGTTCTGGAGAAGCATCTTAAGGAGGTCTGTGACAATCACAGCATCAAGGTTCGCAAGAATGCCAAAATCTCCAACATGAACGATGATCTGAAAGACGCCAACGTTGTCGACACCCATGAATGGCGCTTCATTCAACACTTGGCCGACCTACGACATCTGTGTGCCCACGACAGAAAAAAGGAGCCAACAGCGGATCAGATCGAAGACCTCTTGGCAGGAGTGGCAAAAGTAACCATGACTATCTTTTGACGAAAGCCTTACTTCCTAGCATCCAGAGGTCCGAATAATTCACCAGCGCGGCCGCATGGGCAGCCAGCTCGGATCGCGTTCCTGCATAGCGGAAACGTCGTCTCTGGCCGCTGCCGCGTTTTCAAGGTAGCGCTCGTGGGCCTCCTGCAGGCGGTCTTCATCCACTTCCACACCCAGCCCCGGGTCCTCCGGCACGGGAAACGCCCCGTCCACGAATTGCAGCGGCCCGCCGGCCACGATGTCGTCGTCCTCATTCCACGGGTAGTGCGTGTCCGACGCGTAGATGAGATTCGGCGCCGCGGCCGCCCAGTGCGTCATGGCCGCCAGCGAGATGCCGGTGTGGTTGTTGCTGTGCTGGGAGACACCGAGCCGGAACGTCTCGCAGATCTTGGCCAGTTGCAACGATGCCAGCATGCCGCCCCAGTGGTGGTGATCGCCCAGCACCACCTGCACGGCGTCCATCTCAACGGACGGGGCGATGTGCGAAAAAGCCGTCACGACCATATTCGTCGACAGAGGAATAGGCGTGGCCTGCGCCACGGCTGCCATGCCCGCCAAGTCCGGCGCCGGGTCCTCCAAGTATTCCAGGTCCAATTCCTCCACCCAGCCGGCAAAGCGGATGCTCGTCTCCACCGACCAGATGGCGTTCGGGTCGATGCGCAGTTCATGGTTTGGGAAACGGGTGCGGAGTTGGTGCATGGTCTCGGCTTCCACTTCGGGCGGCAGCACACCGCCCTTGAGCTTGAGCGTCTGGAAGCCGTAGCGTTCTACAAACGTCTCCGCCTGCTCCACGAGCTGCTCCGGACTCATGGCCTCGCCCCACTCGTCGTCGCCCTCGTATTTGTAGAAGAGATACGCCGAATAGGGAACGGTGTCGCGCACCTTGCCGCCGAGCACATCGCAGACGGGCCGCCCGGTTTCCTTGCCCAGCAGGTCGAGCATGGCGGTCTCGTACGCGGCAAAGACCGGCGGATTGTTGATGAGGATGCGCGTCCGGTTAAACTGTGCCGGGTCCTGGTCTTGCACAATGGATGCGGCGCTCTGCAGCTTCCTTACCATCTCATCGCCGCCATAGGTCTCGCCCCAGCCCACGCAGCCGTCGTCCGTGGTGAGACGCACGATCACGCGCAGCGCCACGGGCTCGTGCACGCCCCACGAATTACGTAACGGGGGATCGCTAATGGCGATGGGAATTACATCTACGTCAACGATGCGCATGGGTTATTACTCCTTTTGCAGACTTCATGCTCTTGCGTCGATGGTTCGAAGCATCCACATCGATAGGCTGTGGCGCCGGTAGCGTGGGTTTGCAACCTGCGCGATATTCATGTGACGTGGGGTAATCCCGCTAATCCACCGAATTGAGCACAGGTTACAAACCTATGCTACCGCTTACTCCAACCGTCAACTCAAAGCCGCCACAAGACGGCAGCTTTCGATAGGATACCGTAGCGCGGGGGCTTGTCCCCCGCTAGCGTATCACTGCGCGGAGTGTGTGAAGAGAAGATGAGCTCCCGCATGCGCGGGAATGACGGTCGCCTCTCCACTCCCATCTTCGTAGCGCGGGGGCTTGTCCCCCGCTAGCATATCACTGCGCGGAGCGTGTGAAGAGAAGATGGATTCCCGCGCATGCGGGAATGACGGTCGCTTCCCCACTCCCATCTTCGTAGCGCGGGGGCTTGTCCCCCGCCTCTTCGCTTGCTATGCAAACTCCGTATCGAGCAAGGCACTGCGATCGCACTAAAGCACTGACGACAAATCTACCCGCTCGCCGGTCTCGCCGGATTGCTTCGCCGCCACGAGCATTGCAATAATCTCCAGCATCTCCTCGTGGGGGATAGGGTTCTCCCGGGTCTGTATCATGCGCACCACATTGCGCATCTGTTCGGCGTAGAAGAAGTTGGCGTCGCGCACGGCGATTTCCGCGCTGCCCTCGGTGCCGTAGACGTTGAGCAGGAACCCGTAACGGGCGGAGCGAATGATCTGCATAGTGACGGCACGGCCGTCCGTGTAACGCACGTGGACGAGGTCGAATTCATCCGTGTACTCGTTGCGCACCCACGCGATGCCGGGCCCCATCACCGTGTAGAAGAGTTCCGCCGCGTGGATGCCGTAGTAGACGAGCTCGTTCGGGCCGGTGGCCACGGCGACCCGCGCCTCGCCTACCAGTTCCTTCTCATTGGCCTTGAAGTCAATGACTTCCCGTGCGAAACGGAGCGCCGACGACGACATGAGCGGTGTGTTGTGGGCCTGCGCCAGCCGCACCATCTCCTTGGCGTGATCGATGCCAAGCGCAAAGGGCTTATCCACGAACGTCGGCACGCCGGCCTCAAGATAGGGCCGCGCCAATTCCAGATGGGTATCGCCCGGGTCTTCCAGCACGAGCACGCCATCGGCCTTCCCGATCGCTGCTGTCGGCTCGTCGAGCACAGTCTCCAGATCATGTTCGGCCACGAATTCTTCGGCTGCCGCACGGTCGCGATCCCAGAGCATGGAGATACGCGCCACACCGTTCAGCCCTACTCCATTTGGATTCTCCTTGTTGATCAGCTCTGAGAATGAACGGGGATGCTGCGGGCTAAGTCCGATAATGGCGAGATTGAGCATGGAGTGCTTCCTTTCACACGTTTAGTCTGATTCCGAGATGCTACCTATGGATGGGCCTATGATACTGTACTGTGTCCGTCTGTGGGGAGCTTTCAATGCGGCGAGCCGCTTAAGTTGCCCGCCTTCGGCAAGCCAACATCTGGCACATCAGGGCTAGGGTCTGCCGCCGCCTTCGCTCAGTTTCAGGATCAAGGAATCGCCTGGCAAGTCGTATGAACTACAACGAATAGCCAAGCTACACCATCTTGGTGCTCTGCAAGAGCCACATGCGGGAATGGGTGTCGAGGTGCGTGATCTCTCAGCGTTCATTGCTATCTTCTCTAGCGAACTGCAATGGATTCCGAGAATGGAGAGCAGCCGGCTTTGTTGCATGCCCTGATCTTGTAGGCGGTAGCTCGAAAGGCACCATAGACTACATTTGGAGTTCGATCCATGTAACTGACCTGAGGAGCGCTAACTTCCGAGTCGAAGCGAAACGAGTTGGGATCACTAACAGTGCCTTGGTATACTTCGTAGTAGGTTGCCCCTTTCACCGTATCCCAATTCACTCTTGCAAAGTCATGGTGTAGTGGAATGCGGACCTTCTCCCCCTTGACGCCAGTGGTTCTGAGCGGCGATTCGACTGGCCCATCTGACTCCGTAAGCCCTCCCGATTCATCAGATACAGGCGAGCAACCGTTGTCGTTGCAGACATGTACCCTATAGAAGTAGATGGTACTTGGGTGCAAACCTTCGTCAACATACGGGGGACGGTTGAGATTCGACGCTACAGGTTGGTATTCACTTTCTCGCGTTCTCCTGCTCACCTGATAGGAGTGATCCTGCAACTGGTAAGAGAATGGCACAAAAGCAGCGTTCCTATAGCCGTCGTTTTCTGAGCACACTGCGTTGTAGCAGGCCGTGACCCAGTATCGGACATCGTGGGTGTAGCTACCGCCCTGGAATGCATGCCACTGAACCGTCATCGAATGAGCGCTCCTGTCGATGACTCTCACACCATTTGGCTGAGGGGGGATCGGACGTGGTTCGTGGGTGTAGGCGGTTCCGACCACATTCCCATCCAGCTCCACGATGCAATCTCTAAGATCAGGGCAACCTGTATAGATCTTGTAATGAGCGGCACCTGGCACAGAATTCCAGGTGATCCGTATCGATGACTCAGCTTGGACAGCATGCACATCATCAGGGAAGGGCGGTGGCGGCTGGGCCGGGGTGTCACTGTCGATCTCCGAGCAACCGGAACTGTTGCAAGCAACAACCCAATAGTGTCTGCCGAATCCTTGCTGGGTGAGAATGTAGTTAGGTTGCTGAATGCCGCTTGCAAGTTCCTGGCAAATGAAGGGCCGACCATCGAGCAGTCTACAATCTGGGAGCGTTGGGGAGTGAAAGACGGTATAGGATTCCGCACCAGCCGAGGCATCCCATTTGAGCACCTTGTCCGCCCCCACATACCCATAGCGCTGGTTCGCGGGAGTCTGGGGCGGCCCGCCGAAGGGCCCACAGCAAGTCAAGACCAGAGGGAGCAGAATCGCCAAGAGCAGGATGGCGAGACCCCGCAGTCTTAACGAAGAGGCGCCAACGTAACAAATGCCTGTTTCGCCAGCCATGATCGGCGTCTCCTCTGCTCTAGAGACAGAAATCCTTGCTATTGCACCATCCGTACACTTTGCCATTGTGCCGGATCCTACTTACGAAACATACTTCAAGAGTGATTTAGACAATTGCCAGTCCGTCCCATCATGTACTGGCCATGCAGAGAGGGCCCATACGAAACGATTGTACGCAGTCTCTTGCAGGAAGCCAATTGTGCCTACCGCAAGGCGGCGATTGCCCGGAACCGGCATCGGCATTGCGGGCGACGCGGTGCGGCGCCCAGCTGCGTCACCCCCAATAGGTGCCCGCTCTCGCTTCGTCAGTCTTGGGAACTCGCCCGCCCATAGACTGACACATGGGCGCCGCTCTGCGCAGTGAACGGCGCACGTTGCCAATCGCCCCACCGCTCGCGCAGACGGAGCCCGGCGAGGCGCGCCATCAGGTCCAGTTCTGACGGCCATACGTAGCGCAATCGTCCGGGATACATGCGGATGCCGTCTTCCGTCAGATGCAGGTGGCGGAAGTCCACTATCTGGTTTACAGCGTCGTGGATCGAAACGTCAAGCCGGACCGAGTCCACGTCAGGCAGGCTCGCGCGCAGGTGTTGGTTCTCGTCATACCGGGAAATGTCCGGGACAAAGGCGTGGACCAGGAAGACGCCGGACTCATCGAGATGAGACGCCACACTTGCAAAGCACCTGACTTGGTCTTCCTGGGAGGAAAGCATCAGGAAGGTGTTGTTGATGACGAAGACGAGTGAGAAGCTGCCCGCGACCGCAACGTCCGCGAAGTCGCCGCTGGTCACCGGCAATGCCGCTCCGCCTTCCTTGTCTCGCAGCCTTGCGACCATTGCATGGGAAGCCTCTATCCCGTGTACCGCTACACCGCGCGCCGCCAGGGGCAGCGCGTACGTCCCGGTCCCAATCCCGAGCTCAAGCGCCCGGCCGCCTGCCGCGAATTCTTCTAGTACGTCGACTCGTTTCGACACGTTAGCCGGTCGGTAGAACTCGTCGTAGACGTTGGCGATGCGGTCTCCATACGTTGCAGCCGAATACTCTTTCACAACATTTTCCTCTCTTCGCGAACACACGAGCTAGATGCCCAACAAAACAAAAGACCTCCCATGCATGGGAGGCCGTGATGACTCATTTCTTGAGTGTACGGTCGCTACGTCCTCCCCAATACGCATAGCCGCGGCAGCGGTGCCGCCGCGGCGCTGGCGTTAATCGGGAAGTTGCAGACCGCAGAT contains:
- a CDS encoding class I SAM-dependent methyltransferase, whose product is MKEYSAATYGDRIANVYDEFYRPANVSKRVDVLEEFAAGGRALELGIGTGTYALPLAARGVAVHGIEASHAMVARLRDKEGGAALPVTSGDFADVAVAGSFSLVFVINNTFLMLSSQEDQVRCFASVASHLDESGVFLVHAFVPDISRYDENQHLRASLPDVDSVRLDVSIHDAVNQIVDFRHLHLTEDGIRMYPGRLRYVWPSELDLMARLAGLRLRERWGDWQRAPFTAQSGAHVSVYGRASSQD
- a CDS encoding Gfo/Idh/MocA family oxidoreductase, producing the protein MLNLAIIGLSPQHPRSFSELINKENPNGVGLNGVARISMLWDRDRAAAEEFVAEHDLETVLDEPTAAIGKADGVLVLEDPGDTHLELARPYLEAGVPTFVDKPFALGIDHAKEMVRLAQAHNTPLMSSSALRFAREVIDFKANEKELVGEARVAVATGPNELVYYGIHAAELFYTVMGPGIAWVRNEYTDEFDLVHVRYTDGRAVTMQIIRSARYGFLLNVYGTEGSAEIAVRDANFFYAEQMRNVVRMIQTRENPIPHEEMLEIIAMLVAAKQSGETGERVDLSSVL
- a CDS encoding glucarate dehydratase; the encoded protein is MRIVDVDVIPIAISDPPLRNSWGVHEPVALRVIVRLTTDDGCVGWGETYGGDEMVRKLQSAASIVQDQDPAQFNRTRILINNPPVFAAYETAMLDLLGKETGRPVCDVLGGKVRDTVPYSAYLFYKYEGDDEWGEAMSPEQLVEQAETFVERYGFQTLKLKGGVLPPEVEAETMHQLRTRFPNHELRIDPNAIWSVETSIRFAGWVEELDLEYLEDPAPDLAGMAAVAQATPIPLSTNMVVTAFSHIAPSVEMDAVQVVLGDHHHWGGMLASLQLAKICETFRLGVSQHSNNHTGISLAAMTHWAAAAPNLIYASDTHYPWNEDDDIVAGGPLQFVDGAFPVPEDPGLGVEVDEDRLQEAHERYLENAAAARDDVSAMQERDPSWLPMRPRW